From Methanobacterium petrolearium:
GATCCTGTGGGAATAAAACCCCTCGCCATTGGAAAAGGAAAAGGAACCATCCTTGTAGCATCAGAAACTGTTGCCTTTGATGTGGTAGGGGCAGAATACGTTCGTGACGTGGAACCCGGGGAAATAATGCTTATCAACGATGAAGTGAAAAGTTTTAAAATACCCAAAAAACCTGGAACACCCCGCGCCCATTGCATGTTCGAATACGTTTATTTTGCCCGTCCAGACAGTATTTTGGATGGAAAGATCGTCTACAAGGTGAGGAAAAACATTGGAAAAGCCCTGTGTAAAGAACATCCTGTGGATGCAGATGTGGTCATGCCTGTGCCTGACTCTGCCATTACCGCAGCTATTGGTTATTCCCGTGCTTCAGGAATTCCCTACGGGGAAGGGTTAATCAAAAACCGTTACATAGGCCGAACCTTTATCATGCCCACCCAGGAAGAACGTGAAACATCTGTAAAGCTCAAGATGAATCCCATCCGGTCGGAACTTGAAGGCAAACGCATCGTACTGGTGGATGACAGCATAGTTAGAGGCACAACATCCAAAGCACTGGTAAATGTGCTTCGAGATGCAGGAGTAAAAGAGATCCACCTGCGAATTGGATCACCACCCATTATCTCCCCATGTTATTATGGTATTGCCATGGCTACACGTAAGGAACTCATAGCCTCCGATAAAACTGTGGAGGAAATAAGGCAAACCCTTGGTGTTGACTCTTTGGGATACCTCAGCATAGACTCCCTGGTGGAGTGTATCGGCATTAAAAGGGAGGAATTATGTCTGGGATGTCTCACCAGAGAGTACCCAACAGAATTACCTGCTGATATCGATGAATATGAATCATGCCGGTGTTAAATCCCTCTACAAATCTTTTTAAACTTTGAATAACTGATTAACTCATTAAATTTTTAATGGAATGAGATTGGGACCTGTCTTAATCAAAGTGTGGGTTAATTTAATTTTTATTAAAATCTGTGGGTGATTTTTATGGTAGAATTACTGGCACCGGCCAGGGACTTCACTGCCCTGGAAGCAGCACTGCAAAATGGGGCAGATGCAGTATATATCGGTGTGGAAGGCCATAATATGCGAGCCCACACTGCCAACTTCACCACAAACAAGCTTAAACAAGCTGCAGATCGTTGCCATGAACATGATTCTCTTTTTTACGTCTGTACCAACACCATAATGAAAAACAAAGATATTGAACATCTTAAAACTGTTTTACCAGAAATTAAATCTGCAGGAGCTGATGCAATAATTGCATCTGATCTGGGAGTTCTTAGAATAGCTCATGATGCTGATATTGATGTTCACATGAGTGTTCAGGCCAACATATCCAATTCTGAATCACTGAAACTTCTGGCAGATTTAGGGATTAAAAGGGTTATACTATCCCGTGAACTATCCCTAAATGAGATTAAGGAAATTGCAAATGAAAGTCCCCTGGAAGTGGAGGTTTTCGTGCACGGAGCCATGTGTCTGGCCATCTCCGGAAGATGTTTTTTAAGTTCATATCTATACAGTAAGAATGCTAACTGTGGAGAGTGTCTGCAACCGTGCAGGAAGGAATGGAAACTCATCTGTGAGGATGATGAACGTTCATTAACTTTAGAAGGAGATAGTACGTTAAAAGAATATGATGATGGATTTAAAGGCCACATATTAAGTCCCAATGATTTGTGCATGATTGAACACATACCTGAACTGATTGAGGCAGGAATTGCCTCTTTTAAGGTTGAAGGAAGAGCCAGGCCAGCAGATTATGTGGCCGCCGTCACTAAAGTCTATAGGGAGGCAATTGACTCTTACCAGAGTGGTTCATGGGAGTTTAAGGATCGTTGGATTGATGAACTTAAAAAGGTTTATCATCGTGGTTTTGACACTGGATTCTATTTCAAATCCCCCCACGAGATCAGTGACTACAACCAAGCCACCCATGCCAAACAGGATGTTGGTGAAGTGGTTAATTATTATTCTAAGGTTAAAGCTGCAGAAATAAGGCTCTGGAACCCTCTGAAGGTGGGTGATGAGATTATAGTTCAGGGCCCCACCACTGGTTCTGTGACTGATAAAGTGGAATCAATGCAAGTGAATGGCGAAAACATCCAGAAAGCCAATAAACAGAACGTGGGAGTTTTCTTCCCATACAAGGTCAGGCATGGAGATCTGGTTTACCTACGTTACAAAAAAGATTGAGATTCCCTATTCAATATGAGGGATATTTAGATTTATGATTCCCCAACCAATTCCCTGTTTTCTCTGAATTAATATGGGTTCCAAATGTTATTTGAGAACTCACACATCATGGAAGTAACTATGAATAATGCTTGTGTAGACATGAAGATTCACTTGTGTCCCTATAGATCTGAAAGCTTTCCTGAGAGTATTACAGCCATGGTTGATGAGGGCATGTAAATGGTAGATGGGCATACACAGTAGACCACACCTCTTTGACTACTTCTGACCTTGGGCAGGACTCTTAATTGAGTTATCCATGTCACCATCTGAAAAGTCATAAAACTTTTTTCATGTTGATCTAAAAAGGAATCCCCTATAGAAAAAATAGAATAAGTGGATGACCAATACAATTAAATAAATAGAAAAATTTTTCAATCAGCCACCCAATACTACTAATCTCGAGATAATGGATATTTTTTAATGGATACGAAATCTTCTAAAAACAGTTACAATCAAAAAAATATAATCGATACACTCTTGAGAATTATTGATGTAATTTATTATGGAGAATATTGATGTACTCATGAGAAATTATATTGATGTACTCATGAGAAATTATAAAATTTTTGATTAAAACATGAAAATGAGATTATTTGAGAATTTCGATGTGAAGGAGTTGATATAATGAAAATTCAGGACGCCATGGAAAAAGAAGTAATTAAATTCC
This genomic window contains:
- the purF gene encoding amidophosphoribosyltransferase — protein: MQDKCGIVGAYSTNKSHNVSREIYYGLYALQHRGQESAGISAHNSEEMRTYRGMGLVCDVFNNGNIQGLNGNVGIGHVRYSTTGESHIQNSQPFISKFDMGTIAIAHNGDIINSMELRKELEEEGREFQSSTDSEVICHLLTKDYSKTHDMVESIKRVSKKLIGSYSLVLLVNDDLMVVRDPVGIKPLAIGKGKGTILVASETVAFDVVGAEYVRDVEPGEIMLINDEVKSFKIPKKPGTPRAHCMFEYVYFARPDSILDGKIVYKVRKNIGKALCKEHPVDADVVMPVPDSAITAAIGYSRASGIPYGEGLIKNRYIGRTFIMPTQEERETSVKLKMNPIRSELEGKRIVLVDDSIVRGTTSKALVNVLRDAGVKEIHLRIGSPPIISPCYYGIAMATRKELIASDKTVEEIRQTLGVDSLGYLSIDSLVECIGIKREELCLGCLTREYPTELPADIDEYESCRC
- a CDS encoding U32 family peptidase; the encoded protein is MVELLAPARDFTALEAALQNGADAVYIGVEGHNMRAHTANFTTNKLKQAADRCHEHDSLFYVCTNTIMKNKDIEHLKTVLPEIKSAGADAIIASDLGVLRIAHDADIDVHMSVQANISNSESLKLLADLGIKRVILSRELSLNEIKEIANESPLEVEVFVHGAMCLAISGRCFLSSYLYSKNANCGECLQPCRKEWKLICEDDERSLTLEGDSTLKEYDDGFKGHILSPNDLCMIEHIPELIEAGIASFKVEGRARPADYVAAVTKVYREAIDSYQSGSWEFKDRWIDELKKVYHRGFDTGFYFKSPHEISDYNQATHAKQDVGEVVNYYSKVKAAEIRLWNPLKVGDEIIVQGPTTGSVTDKVESMQVNGENIQKANKQNVGVFFPYKVRHGDLVYLRYKKD